AGTGTACCAACATCATATGGAAGAAAGCGCGGCGCGGTGAAATCCTGAGTTCTATGGTTGGCGAGTACGCCGACGTCGTAGCCGATCTGGACATCAACACCGCGTCGCTGCGGGGCTTGACTACACAGGCCTCCAGACTATCGCAAATCCACGATCACCCGACCTATGACTGCTTCTATCTCGCGCTGGCTCTGACCGAGGGCTGCCTGATGGTGACGGCGGATCAGTCGTTCTACCGCAAACTGTGGCAGTCGGGGCGTCCGGAGCGGGAGGCGTGCGTCCTGCTGCGGGACGTGGACATCTAGGTGACCACTACCTCTCATACTCGATAAACCCCGTCCTCCTCGCGATCCGGTCATACAGCTGCCGCGCCGTCGTATTCGTCTCGTGCGTCATCCAGTAGACATTGGTGATGCCCTGCCGGTCGGCCTCGGAATACACCGCCTCGATCAGCCTGCGCCCTACGCCCGTGCCGCGCACATCCGGGTCGGCGTAGAGGTCCTGCAGGTAGCAGTTGTTTTTCGCCGACCAGCAGGTGCGGTGGAGGATGTAGTGGACGAGGCCGGCCGCGCGGCCGTCGACCAGCGCGATAAATCCGTTCGGCTCATATTCACCAGGATCGAACAGCCGCTTCCACGTCGTCGCGTAGGTCTCTTCCGGCAGTTCGGTTTTGTAGAAGGTCAGGTAATCGGTCCACAGACGCTTCCAGTCGGCATGGTCGGACTGGCGCAAAGGGCGGATTTCGACGCTCGGCATGGCTGCTCCTGATCCTTGGCAATGCAATTCGCTGGTTGTCAGCGGCCCTGAGCACAGCTAAGCCGGACCGCGAAAACCCCGCAAGAGACGTGCGACGGCAAAGGATGGTCCAGTGCTGAAGAAGACCGAGGCGGCAACGGACGACGGACTCCACTTTCCATGGGCGGAGCCGCCGGCCGGCGAGGCCTATGTCGAAGTGGCCCCCGGCATCCTCTGGTTCAGGATTCCGCTGCCGTTCCGGCTTGATCACGTCAACATCTACCTGATCGAGGACGGCGACGGCTGGGCGGTGCTCGACACGGGCATTTCCAACCAGGCCACGCGCGACGCCTGGGAGCGGATCGTCTCCGGTCCGCTTGCAGGCCGCCGGCTGACGCGACTGATCGTCTCGCACTTCCATCCCGACCATATCGGACTGGCGGGCTGGCTGTGCGAGCGGTTCGAGATCCCGCTGCTCACCAGCCAGACAGGCTATCTCGGCTGCATCAACATTTCGCTCAGCCCCAACGCCGTGGGCGAGAAGCCCTACCAGGATTTCTACCGTTCGCACGGCATGTCGCTGGAGACGGCGCAACTCGTCGCCACGCACGGCAATGGCTACTTGCGCATGGTCTCGCCGCTGCCGCCGACATTCCGCCGGCTGGTCGCCGGCGACGTCATCGACATCGGTGGCCGCGAGTTCGAGGTGCTTTCTGCCGACGGCCACGCCCCGGAACAGCTGATGCTCTATCTCGCCGAGGAGAACGTGTTCCTGGCATCGGATCAGGTTCTGGCGAAGATCACGCCGAATGTCAGCGTCTGGGCGGTCGAGCCGGAAGGCGATCCGCTCGGGCTCTACATCCGGTCGCTGCGCGTTATCGAAAACGCGATTCCGGGCGATGCGCTGGTGCTCCCCGGACATCAGCTGCCGTTCTACGGCCTGCACGAGCGGGCGCGCCAGCTCGCCGCCCACCATGCCGAACGCTGCGAGCGTATTGCCAAGGCATGCGGGGAAGGCGCGAAATCCGTGGCGGACCTTGTCCCCGTCCTCTTTCCCCGCCAGCTCGACCCGCACCAGCTCAGCTTCGCATTCAGCGAAACCCACGCCCATGTGAACTATATGGTCGGGCGGCGCGAACTCGTCTGGGATCGCGCGGAGCCCGAACGGCTCCGCGTCATGCTTGCCTGATCGGGAAGGTCAGACGCTGCGCCGTGCCATGAAGGCCAG
The Mesorhizobium australicum genome window above contains:
- a CDS encoding type II toxin-antitoxin system VapC family toxin; translation: MSTLVVDASVAIKWIITEEDSPRALSLRPRYSIIAPQLIYAECTNIIWKKARRGEILSSMVGEYADVVADLDINTASLRGLTTQASRLSQIHDHPTYDCFYLALALTEGCLMVTADQSFYRKLWQSGRPEREACVLLRDVDI
- a CDS encoding GNAT family N-acetyltransferase, encoding MPSVEIRPLRQSDHADWKRLWTDYLTFYKTELPEETYATTWKRLFDPGEYEPNGFIALVDGRAAGLVHYILHRTCWSAKNNCYLQDLYADPDVRGTGVGRRLIEAVYSEADRQGITNVYWMTHETNTTARQLYDRIARRTGFIEYER
- a CDS encoding MBL fold metallo-hydrolase, with amino-acid sequence MLKKTEAATDDGLHFPWAEPPAGEAYVEVAPGILWFRIPLPFRLDHVNIYLIEDGDGWAVLDTGISNQATRDAWERIVSGPLAGRRLTRLIVSHFHPDHIGLAGWLCERFEIPLLTSQTGYLGCINISLSPNAVGEKPYQDFYRSHGMSLETAQLVATHGNGYLRMVSPLPPTFRRLVAGDVIDIGGREFEVLSADGHAPEQLMLYLAEENVFLASDQVLAKITPNVSVWAVEPEGDPLGLYIRSLRVIENAIPGDALVLPGHQLPFYGLHERARQLAAHHAERCERIAKACGEGAKSVADLVPVLFPRQLDPHQLSFAFSETHAHVNYMVGRRELVWDRAEPERLRVMLA